From Roseburia hominis, the proteins below share one genomic window:
- a CDS encoding recombinase family protein: MEYGYVRVSTDKQNVERQIASMEQAGVKPENIYIDRYTGASFDRPEYRKILNKLKKDDVMFVDDLFRFGRDYEEIKKNWEYINKELKVDIVVIDMPILDTRQYKDLVGTLISDIVLSLLSYCAQHSRENMLREQANGIKKAKERGVVFGRPRKITMEEFGIEYQRVLTGTATVQELSDEMDISKTTYYRYLKKLQELKNS; encoded by the coding sequence ATGGAATATGGATACGTGAGAGTGTCAACGGATAAACAGAATGTAGAGCGCCAGATAGCCAGTATGGAACAGGCAGGTGTAAAACCAGAGAATATCTATATTGATCGTTATACAGGTGCAAGTTTTGATAGACCTGAGTATAGAAAGATTCTGAATAAACTGAAAAAAGATGATGTAATGTTTGTCGACGATCTGTTTCGGTTCGGCCGGGATTACGAAGAGATTAAGAAAAACTGGGAGTATATAAATAAAGAGTTAAAGGTGGATATTGTCGTGATTGACATGCCGATACTGGATACCAGGCAGTATAAAGACCTGGTAGGAACTTTAATTAGCGACATTGTGTTGAGTTTATTAAGCTATTGCGCGCAGCACTCGCGAGAAAATATGCTGCGGGAACAGGCGAATGGAATAAAGAAAGCAAAGGAGAGAGGCGTAGTGTTTGGAAGACCAAGAAAAATAACGATGGAAGAATTTGGAATTGAATACCAGAGAGTATTAACAGGAACTGCAACTGTGCAGGAATTATCAGATGAAATGGATATCAGTAAAACGACATATTACAGATATCTTAAGAAACTACAAGAACTTAAAAATAGTTAG
- a CDS encoding ISLre2 family transposase: MNKSIERFLEKGVRELESSISRFFEHPEEHGKFVQEVRDIVLRLGIDIVKEAFEDMDMILRESAKRRLRWEIVKKDSTALLTTLGNVRYSKTLYRNKETEESCYLLDRLMGMEPYARMTDDAEAAILEEAVETTYQKAGHNACISEEFVSKKTSMNKVHELEFPEFNPALVQEKRVLRYLYIDADEGHIPLQYINKKGDIVEDSRNYVEPRLVYVYEGVDPDSKGSSILINPRYFGGIYEGTQDIECLWNEIYTYIDAVYDIEQIEKIYVNSDAAQWIKNGIDYLPKAEHVLDEYHLKQYLKQAVYCVEDADDYYTNLYLAIKDGDKRELRTLLKEINKSVYGASEVFDDKKELMERSHAFLINNFEAAHRRLDGGGGIVGSSTEPHVSHVFAYRMSMKPMAWSKKGVDKMSRLLIYNYNQGDMLSLVRYQKQKPNKMIVMQEALSRYDIQLMEKEIRNKNRHAGYLEKFMKVEVPKSIMKGIIWNF, translated from the coding sequence ATGAATAAGAGTATAGAACGGTTCCTGGAAAAGGGAGTACGGGAGTTAGAAAGTAGTATAAGCCGCTTTTTTGAGCATCCAGAGGAACATGGGAAATTTGTGCAGGAAGTAAGAGATATCGTGCTTCGCCTTGGAATAGATATTGTGAAAGAAGCATTTGAAGATATGGATATGATTCTTCGGGAGAGTGCGAAAAGAAGGCTCCGCTGGGAGATAGTCAAAAAGGATTCTACAGCATTGCTTACTACTTTAGGAAATGTACGTTATTCTAAAACGTTGTATAGAAATAAAGAGACAGAAGAGAGCTGCTACCTGCTCGATCGGTTGATGGGAATGGAGCCTTATGCAAGAATGACGGATGATGCAGAGGCGGCGATTTTGGAAGAAGCAGTAGAAACGACTTATCAGAAGGCTGGACATAATGCCTGCATATCAGAAGAATTTGTGTCCAAAAAAACGTCGATGAATAAGGTGCATGAATTGGAATTTCCCGAGTTTAATCCGGCATTGGTACAAGAGAAAAGGGTGCTGCGTTACTTGTACATCGATGCCGATGAGGGGCATATACCGCTTCAATATATCAATAAAAAAGGTGACATAGTTGAAGACAGCAGGAATTATGTGGAACCCCGTCTTGTTTATGTTTATGAGGGTGTCGACCCAGACAGCAAAGGAAGCAGTATTTTGATCAATCCGAGATATTTTGGCGGGATTTATGAGGGAACACAGGATATAGAGTGCTTATGGAATGAGATATATACATATATAGATGCGGTATATGATATTGAGCAAATAGAAAAAATTTATGTAAATTCGGATGCGGCACAGTGGATAAAAAATGGAATAGATTATTTGCCGAAGGCAGAACATGTTCTAGATGAATATCACTTGAAACAGTATTTGAAGCAGGCGGTCTACTGCGTAGAAGATGCCGATGATTATTATACGAATTTGTATTTGGCCATTAAAGATGGAGATAAAAGAGAATTACGGACTCTGTTAAAAGAGATAAATAAAAGTGTATATGGGGCATCGGAGGTATTTGACGATAAGAAAGAACTGATGGAAAGGAGCCATGCTTTCCTGATCAATAATTTTGAAGCTGCACACAGGAGATTGGACGGGGGCGGTGGGATTGTCGGTTCATCAACAGAACCGCATGTTAGCCATGTGTTTGCATACCGTATGTCCATGAAGCCGATGGCTTGGTCCAAAAAAGGTGTGGATAAAATGAGCAGGTTATTGATATATAATTACAACCAGGGAGACATGTTAAGCCTGGTAAGGTATCAAAAACAAAAACCGAATAAAATGATAGTGATGCAGGAGGCTCTCTCGAGGTATGATATACAGCTTATGGAAAAGGAAATCCGTAATAAAAACAGACATGCGGGTTATCTGGAAAAGTTTATGAAAGTTGAAGTGCCAAAATCGATTATGAAAGGAATTATATGGAACTTCTAA
- the rny gene encoding ribonuclease Y has protein sequence MPISITIAAVVITLIVAVLVTYNATVSKLTNDANSKIGNADAKAREIIDDALKTAETKKKEALLEVKEESIKTKNELEKETKERRAELQRYEKRVLSKEEAVDKRSDALGQRESAIVAKEDAIKQREAKVEELSKQRVQELERISGLTSEQAKDYLLKTVEEDVKHDTARLVKELENQAKEEADKKAKEYVVTAIQRCAADHVAETTISVVQLPSDEMKGRIIGREGRNIRTLETLTGVELIIDDTPEAVVLSGFDPIRREVARIALERLIIDGRIHPARIEEMVEKAQKEVDTMIREEGEAAALEVGVHGIHPELIRLLGRMKFRTSYGQNALKHSIEVAQLSGLLAGEIGLDVRIAKRAGLLHDIGKSIDHDVEGSHIQIGVDLCRKYKESPTVINAVESHHGDVEPETLIACVVQAADTISAARPGARRETLETYTNRLKQLEEITNQFKGVDKSFAIQAGREIRVMVVPEQVSDDDMVLLARDISKQIEYELEYPGQIKVNVIRESRVTDYAK, from the coding sequence GTGCCGATAAGTATAACGATTGCTGCGGTTGTCATTACGCTGATTGTAGCAGTGCTGGTTACTTATAACGCAACGGTGTCCAAGCTGACGAATGATGCGAATTCGAAGATTGGGAATGCGGATGCAAAAGCCCGTGAGATTATTGATGATGCATTAAAGACAGCGGAAACGAAGAAAAAGGAAGCTCTCTTGGAAGTAAAGGAAGAGTCGATCAAAACGAAGAACGAGCTTGAAAAAGAAACAAAAGAGAGAAGAGCAGAGTTACAGCGTTATGAGAAGCGAGTCCTTTCCAAGGAAGAGGCCGTTGATAAGCGTTCGGACGCGTTGGGTCAGAGGGAATCTGCCATTGTTGCCAAGGAAGATGCAATCAAGCAGCGCGAAGCAAAAGTCGAAGAACTTAGTAAACAAAGAGTACAGGAACTAGAGAGAATCTCAGGATTGACCTCCGAACAAGCAAAGGATTATCTGTTAAAAACTGTTGAAGAAGATGTGAAGCATGACACGGCAAGACTGGTCAAAGAACTTGAGAACCAGGCAAAGGAAGAGGCTGACAAGAAAGCAAAGGAATATGTTGTAACAGCGATTCAGAGATGTGCTGCTGATCATGTGGCTGAGACTACGATTTCCGTAGTACAGCTTCCCAGCGATGAGATGAAGGGAAGAATTATCGGACGTGAAGGTCGGAATATCCGGACATTGGAGACTTTGACCGGAGTGGAACTGATCATTGATGATACGCCGGAGGCGGTCGTATTATCCGGATTTGATCCGATTCGCAGGGAAGTGGCGAGAATTGCGCTGGAGCGTTTGATCATTGACGGAAGAATTCATCCGGCAAGGATTGAAGAGATGGTAGAGAAAGCGCAGAAAGAAGTAGATACAATGATTCGTGAAGAGGGTGAAGCTGCCGCATTGGAAGTAGGTGTGCACGGTATTCATCCGGAACTGATCCGTCTCCTTGGACGGATGAAGTTCAGAACCAGTTATGGTCAGAACGCACTGAAGCATTCCATAGAGGTGGCTCAGCTTTCAGGACTTTTGGCCGGAGAGATTGGACTGGATGTCCGCATTGCAAAACGTGCCGGACTTTTACATGACATTGGTAAATCTATTGATCACGATGTAGAAGGTTCCCATATCCAGATAGGAGTGGATTTATGTAGAAAATACAAAGAATCCCCGACCGTCATTAATGCGGTGGAATCCCATCATGGTGATGTAGAACCGGAGACCCTGATTGCATGTGTGGTACAGGCTGCCGATACGATTTCTGCAGCAAGACCGGGTGCGAGAAGAGAGACTTTGGAGACATATACAAACAGATTAAAACAGTTAGAAGAGATTACAAACCAGTTCAAGGGTGTAGATAAATCTTTTGCTATTCAGGCAGGTAGAGAGATTCGCGTAATGGTAGTTCCAGAACAGGTATCTGATGACGATATGGTATTACTGGCGAGAGATATTTCAAAACAGATCGAATACGAATTGGAATATCCAGGTCAGATTAAAGTCAATGTAATTCGGGAATCCAGAGTTACAGATTACGCAAAATAA
- a CDS encoding NUDIX hydrolase encodes MEKEMKRVKRVRMYQGAIVDVYRDYMEFSNGNTEEWDYIHHKGAAAVVPVMDDGRILMVRQYRNALERFTLELPAGALDAAGEPGIECASRELEEETGYRSENLEWLITLRTTVAFCNERIEIYTAKNLIPSKQHLDPNEFVNIEAYTVEELKEMIFTGKIEDSKTVASIMAYDARYNRNE; translated from the coding sequence ATGGAAAAAGAGATGAAGAGAGTGAAGCGAGTCCGTATGTATCAGGGGGCTATTGTAGACGTTTATCGGGATTATATGGAATTTTCCAACGGTAACACGGAAGAATGGGATTACATCCATCATAAAGGGGCGGCTGCAGTAGTTCCGGTGATGGATGACGGGAGAATCCTGATGGTGCGCCAGTATCGGAACGCGCTTGAACGGTTCACACTGGAACTTCCGGCAGGAGCACTGGATGCGGCGGGAGAGCCTGGAATAGAGTGTGCATCCAGGGAACTGGAAGAAGAGACCGGGTACCGGTCGGAGAATTTGGAATGGCTCATTACCTTGAGAACCACGGTGGCGTTCTGCAATGAGCGGATCGAGATATATACAGCGAAGAACCTGATTCCCTCCAAGCAGCATCTGGACCCCAATGAATTTGTAAATATCGAGGCGTATACCGTTGAGGAACTAAAAGAGATGATCTTCACAGGCAAGATTGAGGATTCCAAGACAGTGGCCTCCATCATGGCTTACGACGCCAGATATAATCGAAATGAATAG
- a CDS encoding stage II sporulation protein M, with amino-acid sequence MTIHQSRHHFAGFFMLGFLCGIFYTNFVAKNYVTVTGIFHEYFLSQYTQTKMVSEDYLWYLLKCRLVPFAVVALSARTRLKKPVVVLCLLWTGFSCGILAVGGVLRMGIAGILLCVAGMLPQFLFYIPGYLIILWYLYQYPDSHWNGEKTVFTAVMMMAGIFTEAYINPAVVRFFLGFTGK; translated from the coding sequence GTGACGATACATCAGAGCAGGCATCATTTTGCAGGATTCTTTATGCTGGGATTTTTATGCGGTATTTTTTACACCAATTTTGTCGCTAAAAATTATGTTACAGTAACAGGAATTTTTCATGAGTATTTCCTGAGTCAATATACCCAGACGAAGATGGTATCCGAGGACTATTTATGGTATCTCCTGAAATGCAGGCTCGTCCCATTTGCGGTGGTGGCGCTTTCTGCGCGGACCCGGCTGAAAAAACCGGTAGTCGTGTTATGCTTGCTCTGGACAGGCTTTTCCTGCGGCATTTTGGCTGTGGGAGGGGTGCTGCGCATGGGAATTGCCGGTATTCTTCTGTGTGTGGCAGGAATGCTGCCGCAGTTCTTATTCTATATTCCGGGATATCTGATCATATTATGGTATCTTTACCAGTATCCGGATTCACATTGGAATGGAGAGAAGACGGTGTTTACCGCGGTGATGATGATGGCAGGGATCTTTACAGAGGCCTATATAAATCCGGCCGTGGTCCGGTTTTTTCTCGGATTTACCGGAAAATGA
- a CDS encoding cation-translocating P-type ATPase, whose product MKEFYQMTASEAMQKVNGGVDPLSEQQIRENQKRYGENRLTEEGKKPVWRIFLEQYQDFLVLILIAAAVVSGLLGEMESAVVIFVVITVNAILGTVQTIKAEQSLDSLKEMSAPRAKVFRGKEVVKIPAHQVTVGDVVMLEAGDLVPADGRILECASLKAEESALTGESLGVEKTEEKIETEVPLADRRNMVFSGSFISYGRGSFLVTAIGMDTEIGKIASMLAHTAEKKTPLQISLDRFGRMLSVLILLFCAVLFGISLVRGESWGEAFLFATALAVAAIPEALSSIVTIVLAFGTRKMAKEHAIIRKLQAVEGLGSVSVICSDKTGTLTQNKMTVVSYYLEGRQVPADEITMENAAEKQLFVHSVLCNDATHENGQEIGDPTEIALLNLGEQKGEKVRNLRDSYPRLAELPFDSERKMMSTLHAIKGKTVLLTKGAVDVLLERTTFVQKEGGSFPVTEEDREEIKRQNQQYSQQGLRVLAFAYKWKDDKEQGAITADEEHSFVFLGMIAMMDPPRKESRQAVEACIRAGMKPVMITGDHKITAAAIAKQIGILKEETEVCEGAAIENMSEEELQEFVEHISVYARVSPEHKIRIVRAWQQKGHIVAMTGDGVNDAPALKQADIGIAMGITGTETAKHAASMVLSDDNFATIIKAVEHGRNVYQNIKHAIRFLLSGNFAGILTVLYASVAGLSVPFAPVHLLFINLLTDSLPAIALGLEPHENSVMQKPPRPAGEDILTRKMLLGIGLDGLCIGITTIASYYIGLGKGPAAASTMAFGTLCISRLLYGFHCKSEQAVLFTKKFLNNKYLNGAFLIGLGLITTVLTHPAFRNVLQVTPLGSFELAMVYILPACNLLFLELVMKWIRR is encoded by the coding sequence ATGAAAGAATTCTATCAAATGACGGCATCGGAGGCCATGCAGAAGGTAAATGGGGGAGTGGATCCCTTAAGCGAGCAGCAGATCCGGGAAAATCAGAAGCGCTATGGGGAGAATCGGCTGACAGAGGAGGGGAAGAAGCCTGTTTGGCGGATTTTCCTGGAGCAGTATCAGGATTTTCTGGTGTTGATTCTGATTGCGGCGGCAGTGGTATCAGGCTTATTGGGGGAAATGGAGAGTGCAGTCGTGATTTTTGTCGTGATTACGGTAAATGCGATCCTGGGAACGGTACAGACGATAAAAGCAGAGCAGTCGCTTGACAGCCTGAAGGAGATGTCAGCGCCCCGCGCGAAGGTCTTTAGGGGTAAAGAAGTGGTCAAGATCCCGGCCCATCAGGTCACGGTGGGAGATGTGGTCATGCTGGAGGCCGGTGATCTTGTCCCGGCAGACGGAAGAATCCTAGAGTGCGCAAGTCTGAAAGCAGAGGAAAGCGCGCTTACGGGGGAAAGCCTTGGGGTGGAGAAAACAGAAGAGAAGATTGAAACGGAAGTGCCACTGGCGGACCGGAGGAATATGGTATTTTCGGGCAGCTTCATTTCATACGGACGCGGTTCCTTTTTGGTCACTGCGATCGGAATGGATACGGAAATTGGGAAAATCGCATCGATGCTCGCGCATACAGCAGAGAAAAAGACGCCGCTTCAGATCAGCCTGGATCGATTCGGGCGTATGTTATCGGTGTTGATCCTGCTCTTCTGTGCAGTCCTTTTTGGCATCAGCCTGGTAAGAGGAGAGTCCTGGGGCGAGGCGTTTCTGTTTGCGACAGCACTTGCCGTTGCGGCGATACCGGAGGCATTAAGCTCCATTGTGACCATCGTGCTTGCCTTCGGAACGCGGAAAATGGCAAAAGAACACGCGATCATACGCAAATTGCAGGCAGTAGAAGGGCTGGGAAGTGTTTCGGTGATCTGTTCCGATAAGACCGGTACGCTGACCCAGAACAAAATGACGGTAGTAAGTTACTATTTAGAAGGCCGGCAGGTTCCGGCAGATGAGATCACGATGGAGAATGCGGCGGAGAAGCAATTGTTTGTCCACAGTGTTCTGTGCAATGATGCAACCCATGAAAACGGGCAGGAGATCGGAGATCCCACAGAAATCGCACTGCTTAACCTGGGAGAGCAAAAAGGGGAGAAAGTAAGAAATCTCCGCGACAGTTATCCGAGGCTTGCGGAGCTGCCCTTTGACAGCGAAAGAAAAATGATGTCCACGCTTCACGCTATAAAGGGGAAAACTGTGCTGCTCACCAAAGGCGCGGTAGACGTACTCCTTGAGCGGACCACTTTTGTGCAGAAGGAAGGAGGAAGCTTTCCGGTCACAGAAGAGGACAGGGAGGAGATAAAGCGCCAGAATCAGCAGTATTCGCAGCAGGGACTGAGAGTCCTGGCTTTTGCTTATAAATGGAAGGACGACAAAGAACAGGGCGCTATTACGGCTGATGAGGAGCACTCGTTCGTGTTCCTCGGAATGATCGCGATGATGGACCCGCCGCGGAAAGAGTCCAGGCAGGCGGTGGAGGCGTGTATCCGCGCGGGAATGAAGCCGGTCATGATCACCGGAGATCATAAAATAACGGCTGCCGCCATCGCGAAGCAGATCGGAATCCTGAAGGAGGAAACAGAAGTCTGTGAAGGCGCCGCGATAGAAAATATGAGTGAGGAAGAATTGCAGGAATTTGTGGAGCATATTTCCGTGTACGCCAGGGTATCGCCGGAACATAAGATCCGTATTGTCCGCGCCTGGCAGCAAAAAGGGCATATCGTTGCCATGACAGGGGACGGCGTCAACGACGCCCCGGCGCTTAAGCAGGCCGATATTGGGATCGCTATGGGAATCACCGGAACGGAAACGGCGAAGCATGCGGCGTCGATGGTTCTGTCGGACGATAATTTTGCTACGATCATCAAAGCGGTGGAGCACGGGAGAAATGTGTATCAGAACATCAAACATGCGATCCGGTTCTTGCTTTCCGGGAATTTTGCCGGAATCCTTACTGTTCTGTATGCGTCCGTGGCCGGACTTTCGGTTCCATTTGCACCGGTCCACCTTTTGTTCATTAATCTTCTGACGGACAGTCTCCCGGCTATTGCACTGGGACTGGAACCACATGAGAACAGCGTGATGCAAAAGCCGCCCCGCCCGGCAGGCGAGGACATTTTGACCAGAAAAATGCTCCTCGGGATTGGCTTAGATGGACTTTGCATCGGCATTACGACCATAGCGTCATACTATATAGGACTTGGCAAGGGTCCGGCCGCCGCCAGCACGATGGCCTTCGGAACGCTCTGCATTTCCCGGCTGCTGTATGGATTTCACTGCAAGTCGGAGCAGGCGGTCCTTTTTACAAAAAAGTTCTTAAATAACAAATATCTGAACGGAGCTTTTCTGATCGGGCTGGGGCTGATCACGACCGTGCTCACGCACCCGGCGTTTCGGAATGTACTGCAGGTGACGCCTCTCGGAAGTTTTGAACTGGCTATGGTGTACATTCTGCCTGCCTGCAATTTATTGTTCCTTGAGTTGGTCATGAAATGGATTCGCCGGTAA